The genomic interval GATCAGGATAAACTTATATCTACTAACGCAAGATTATTTTGCAAAGGTGAGCGGAACAGCAATACGGGTGGTATCCCAAAGCAGTTCCATATCAACACCTGTTCTGGTTTCTTCAAACTCGATGGTGAAGGCTTCATACTGGTACTCTGGCTTGGTTACAGGCACATCTAGAGAAAACAGATCTTTCTCTTTTTCGTATTTATAAGCTCCCCATTGTCCTAAATCTGAATTGATAATAACAGTCCATTTATCGCGGTTAGGAATAGTAAACAGCGTATAGGTTCCAGCTTTTAAGGATTTTCCGGCAATTTTTACATCTTTGGTAAAAGTAATTTCGGTAGCTTCATTAGCACCTGTCCGCCAAACTTTTCCGTAGGGTTCCAGTTCACCAAAAATCACTCTTCCTCTTTTAGAAGGCTGGCCATATACAGCTTTTATATACATTGCATTTGACTGGTATTTGGCGATAGCCATTGGACTTTTCCGTAACTGGGGCACAATCACTGAATCCTGAGTAACTGCGGCAACCGCAGATGATTCTTTATTGATTTTATTAATAGTAGTAGAATCTTTGGTACTCTGCTGGGCAAAAGCTGACTGACACAGTACACAACTAACGAAAGTTACAAGTAATGCAATTTTTTTCATCTCAAATATTCAATTAAGTTTACCAGGATTTGCTCAAAAAGACTTGATTTAATTTTATTCAAAGTTATATAATATTTCTATGTCCGGCATCAAATTAATGAAGTCTCTTATAAAAAGCATAACATTATTACAGAGTAGCCATTATCAGTGATTATTGGCACAGACTCAAGATAAATAGCAGTACTACCCATTTTGTTCTGATTTTTTGTCATCTTTGATTATTATAAGTCTCAAAATTCATGCAACGTCCTGATTTCGACGATATTTTTATGGAACTTGCGGTAAATCTTTCCAAGCGTTCTCATTGCATTAAAGCACACGTAGGTGCTGTACTTACCAAAGAAACCCGTATCATTTCTATTGGCTATAACGGACCGCCGGCCGGCACCCATAATTGCGACGAAGAATGGCCGCATACCGGATGTGCCAGAGATAGAAAAGGGAGTTGTTCGCTGGCCATTCATGCGGAGGAAAACGCTATTTTATATGCTGCTAAAAACGGCGCCACTGTAGAAGGTACCACCTTATATGTAACACTTTCTCCTTGCCTGCCTTGCGCCAGAATTATTTTCAGTATGAAAATCGCCAAAGTAATCTATCTGCATTCTTATGCCGAATACAAAGGAATTGATGTAGACGAAGGGCTGGCTTTTCTGGAAAAATTTGGCGTGCAGGTACAGCAGTATACCGGAAAATTTGTTCAACCGTATCAGCCCATCACTACATGAATATTAACTGGCAGCATGATCCGGTAATGAACCGGCTGGCAGAAGTACTTCCTGTACCCACTTCTTACCAGCAACAGGATATTTATCTGGCCTTGCTCAGTTCCATTATTTCCCAGCAACTTTCTACAAAAGTGGCAAGAGTGATCCGGGAGCGCTTTTTAAGTTTATTTCCAGATAAGTATCCGCAGGCAGAGCTTGTATTGAAACTTCAGATAGATGACTTAAAAAAGGTAGGATTGTCTACAGCCAAAGCAGGTTATGTGCAAAATATAGCCAGGTTTCATCTGGATTTTCCGCTTAGTTATGAACATCTGCAACCCTTACCAGATGAAGAACTTATTGCTTTGTTTACGCAAATTAAAGGC from Rhodocytophaga rosea carries:
- a CDS encoding DUF2911 domain-containing protein — protein: MKKIALLVTFVSCVLCQSAFAQQSTKDSTTINKINKESSAVAAVTQDSVIVPQLRKSPMAIAKYQSNAMYIKAVYGQPSKRGRVIFGELEPYGKVWRTGANEATEITFTKDVKIAGKSLKAGTYTLFTIPNRDKWTVIINSDLGQWGAYKYEKEKDLFSLDVPVTKPEYQYEAFTIEFEETRTGVDMELLWDTTRIAVPLTFAK
- a CDS encoding deoxycytidylate deaminase: MQRPDFDDIFMELAVNLSKRSHCIKAHVGAVLTKETRIISIGYNGPPAGTHNCDEEWPHTGCARDRKGSCSLAIHAEENAILYAAKNGATVEGTTLYVTLSPCLPCARIIFSMKIAKVIYLHSYAEYKGIDVDEGLAFLEKFGVQVQQYTGKFVQPYQPITT
- a CDS encoding DNA-3-methyladenine glycosylase family protein, with the protein product MNINWQHDPVMNRLAEVLPVPTSYQQQDIYLALLSSIISQQLSTKVARVIRERFLSLFPDKYPQAELVLKLQIDDLKKVGLSTAKAGYVQNIARFHLDFPLSYEHLQPLPDEELIALFTQIKGVGIWTAQMVLMFPMNRPDVFPVDDLAIQQQMIKFYQIQESGKQLRERLFTIAENWRPHRTLACRYLWDAKDLVPLQS